The Podospora pseudocomata strain CBS 415.72m chromosome 3, whole genome shotgun sequence genome window below encodes:
- a CDS encoding hypothetical protein (EggNog:ENOG503P9YP; COG:S): MSDQDYGLAPPGAKPSDSTPGKHRGPRFTWNSQYEATFFRSLCDSVNLGLREGSTFKPQAWDRAIQALIDKHNAYANKSHLINKSDNARKKYRLWIGLREDNSFYYNPQTRTVTGTEEAWARHLQKEPLARSLKGRPFEHEEYYEILFPDVPGSGGAPKRLTKPRRKGPDSLNSTDEPDAPGTSIMDMLTDTSYLNPVQTHIAPPLPQQPSIVAPSMPTPLPAPSQQLSRPPAAMAPPPQPRASLPSTTSALTPPEENPQQPRKRMHAGDNAATTNQSIQSDKRRRTAPPNYIDLQQQQTHVATANNVNHALHPALSNHATQSSGGSTSNSTGIAVASSHTVGTHPSLPTAPPVASDITVLAEALRGAKARPTWQEQAMEILFGDFREEDPDLQIKIAEKLLTDENKAMFFCKMPEPLRKHWVKRLREVHNNRVS; this comes from the exons ATGTCTGACCAGGACTACGGACTTGCTCCTCCAGGCGCCAAACCCTCCGACAGCACCCCGGGCAAACATCGTGGCCCGCGCTTCACCTGGAACTCGCAGTACGAAGCTACCTTCTTCCGCTCGCTATGCGACTCAGTCAACCTGGGTCTGCGCGAAGGCAGCACCTTCAAGCCCCAGGCTTGGGACCGTGCTATCCAAGCCCTTATCGACAAACACAATGCCTATGCCAACAAGAGtcatctcatcaacaagaGTGACAATGCTCGCAAGAAGTACCGCCTGTGGATTGGCTTGAGGGAGGATAACTCTTTCTACTACAATCCACAAACCAGGACAGTGACTGGCACTGAAGAGGCTTGGGCTAGGCATCTCCAG AAAGAACCATTAGCTCGCTCGCTCAAAGGTCGACCTTTCGAACACGAAGAATATTACGAGATCCTCTTCCCTGACGTGCCTGGATCTGGCGGCGCCCCTAAACGTCTTACCAAACCTCGCAGGAAAGGACCGGACAGCCTCAATAGCACCGATGAACCAGACGCACCCGGCACATCTATCATGGACATGCTCACCGACACGAGCTACCTCAATCCTGTACAGACGCATATTGCGCCGCCTCTTCCCCAGCAGCCTAGTATTGTCGCGCCTTCTATGCCGACCCCTCTCCCGGCGCCTTCACAACAGCTTTCACGGCCCCCAGCGGCAATGGCCCCGCCGCCTCAGCCTCGCGCCTCCCTTCCATCCACAACCTCTGCACTGACACCGCCAGAAGAGAACCCACAGCAACCAAGGAAGCGCATGCACGCCGGCGACAACGCCGCGACCACGAATCAATCCATCCAATCTGACAAGCGTCGGCGCACTGCTCCTCCGAACTACATCGAtcttcagcaacagcagacTCATGTAGCGACCGCAAACAATGTTAACCACGCCCTGCATCCTGCTCTCAGCAATCATGCGACTCAAAGCAGCGGGGGCAGCACTAGCAACAGCACTGGCATTGCTGTCGCATCATCTCACACAGTCGGCACCCACCCGTCGCTCCCAACCGCCCCTCCCGTCGCCAGTGACATCACAGTTCTAGCCGAGGCTCTCCGTGGGGCCAAGGCTCGCCCTACTTGGCAGGAACAGGCTATGGAGATCTTGTTTGGGGATTTCCGCGAGGAGGACCCCGACTTGCAGATCAAAATCGCCGAAAAGCTGCTGACGGACGAGAACAAAGCGATGTTTTTCTGCAAGATGCCAGAGCCATTGCGGAAGCACTGGGTTAAGCGCCTTAGAGAGGTGCATAATAATCGTGTTTCTTAA
- the TFS1 gene encoding carboxypeptidase Y inhibitor (COG:S; MEROPS:MER0018285; EggNog:ENOG503P2W6), with the protein MTIMTLYSLLVHLFILIGPFAAGAIVIVNEQHPLPKTGNSVWNTQDDVQKAYDMFDCLLLDDQTNVRYYTVGSRMPKSSLLHTHADLGNTLEPSLLESAPSVKLMASKPTLWKKGVTYVIAMTDPDAPSRDDPKWSEFCHWIAIGVPTSSGISPTFSDEIMGYKPPSPPEKTAKHRYVLLAFAPANGTTEKLHLSRPSARKHWGYDVGNDGDKDTKGVREWAAENGLVPVGANFFYAQNKKQ; encoded by the exons ATGACCATTATGACATTGTACAGCCTCCTAGTGCACCTCTTTATACTCATTGGACCCTTTGCTGCTGGGGCAATTGTTATTGTCAACGAGCAGCATCCTCTCCCGAAGACCGGTAATAGTGTCTGGAACACCCAAGACGATGTACAGAAAGCGTACGATATGTTTGACTGCTTGCTCCTAGATGACCAAACTAACGTGAGGTACTACACCGTAGGCTCCAGGATGCCGAAATCATCCCTACTG CACACTCACGCCGACCTTGGCAACACCCTCGAACCTTCCTTGCTCGAATCAGCCCCTTCAGTAAAACTGATGGCATCCAAGCCTACCCTCTGGAAGAAAGGCGTTACTTACGTTATCGCCATGACGGATCCGGATGCTCCATCGCGCGATGATCCGAAATGGTCCGAGTTTTGCCATTGGATCGCAATAGGCGTGCCGACCTCATCTGGGATTAGCCCTACCTTTTCTGATGAGATCATGGGGTACAAgcctccatcaccgcccgAGAAGACTGCGAAACATCGGTATGTTCTGTTGGCATTTGCCCCTGCCAACGGTACTACTGAAAAGCTGCACTTGTCGCGGCCGAGTGCAAGAAAGCATTGGGGATATGACGTTGGCAATGATGGAGACAAAGACACGAAAGGGGTCAGAGAATGGGCTGCAGAGAATGGGCTTGTTCCTGTTG GTGCCAATTTCTTCTATGCTCAAAACAAGAAGCAGTGA
- a CDS encoding hypothetical protein (COG:E; EggNog:ENOG503NWYP): MTTNPFNELLGHAYYIVHPDLNCFIPSTPSIPVNHQVIMGDTTSDLPTCGRTRSEPVKFGRALRDSEFLFDPSYRNLNHGSFGTIPSHIRNLMRQYQDQAEAKPDPFIRYTYPQLLDESRAAVAKLLGVPTETCVFVSNATMGVNTVLRNIVWNKDGKDEILYFETIYGGCAKTVDYVAEYNRGLVHSRCVPILYPCPDGDIVENFEKAVQEVEKEGRRVRLALFDVVSSNPGVRFPFEAITASCKRHGILSLVDGAQGIGMVKLNHLGEVDPDFFVSNCHKWLHVPRGCAVFYVPLRNQGLIRSTVPTSHGFEAAELQGGNLKRVNPLPPNGKGYFVNGFQFVGTVDNAPYLCVKDAIKWREEVLGGEVRIRDELIKMAREGGRLVAEALGTEVLDNKEGTMSACAMTNVALPLPAEDIEASGEEPAVHSYVLGTLMEEYQTFVAVFVFQGRWWARLSAQVYLDLQDFKWVGGVLKDVCDRVVRGEYKKNKVPDTSV, from the exons ATGACAACCAATCCATTTAACGAGTTATTAGGGCATGCTTATTATATTGTCCACCCTGATCTGAACTGCTTCATTCCTAGTACTCCGAGCATCCCAGTCAACCACCAAGTCATCATGGGCGACACCACTTCAGATTTACCCACATGCGGCCGGACCAGGTCTGAACCTGTCAAGTTTGGCCGCGCCCTTCGCGACTCTGAATTCTTGTTCGATCCTTCGTACCGCAATCTCAACCACG GCTCATTTGgcaccatcccctcccacatCCGCAACTTGATGAGGCAATATCAAGACCAAGCAGAAGCGAAGCCCGATCCCTTCATCCGATATACATACCCTCAGCTCCTTGATGAGTCCCGCGCTGCCGTGGCCAAGCTTTTGGGTGTCCCAACGGAGACATGCGTCTTTGTGTCCAACGCCACCATGGGCGTCAACACGGTGCTCCGTAACATCGTGTGGAACAAGGATGGGAAAGACGAGATCCTGTACTTTGAGACTATCTACGGCGGGTGTGCAAAGACGGTGGATTATGTGGCGGAGTACAACCGTGGATTGGTTCACAGTCGATGTGTGCCCATTCTATACCCCTGTCCAGACGGGGATATCGTTGAGAACTTTGAGAAAGCGGTGCAagaggtggaaaaggaggggaggagagtcAGACTGGCGCTGTTTGATGTGGTCAGCTCGAATCCCGGTGTCCGGTTCCCTTTCGAAGCCATCACTGCTTCATGCAAGAGGCATGGGATTCTATCGCTCGTTGATGGCGCGCAGGGGATAGGCATGGTAAAGCTTAATCACCTCGGCGAGGTTGATCCAGATTTTTTTGTGTCCAACTGTCACAAGTGGTTGCATGTGCCGAGGGGTTGTGCGGTCTTTTACGTCCCTTTGAGGAATCAAGGACTGATCAGATCGACGGTGCCGACTTCGCATGGGTTTGAGGCGGCTGAACTGCAGGGTGGGAACTTGAAAAGGGTGAACCCGCTGCCGCCCAATGGGAAGGGCTATTTTGTGAACGGCTTTCAGTTTGTGGGGACGGTGGATAACGCGCCTTACCTGTGTGTCAAAGACGCGATCAAGTGGAGGGAGGAagttcttggtggtgaggtgagaaTTAGAGACGAGCTGATCAAGATGGCAAGGGAAGGGGGCAGGCTGGTGGCGGAGGCGTTGGGAACTGAGGTATTGGATAACAAGGAGGGAACGATGTCTGCATGCGCCATGACCAATGTGGCGTTGCCTTTACCGGCAGAGGATATCGAGGCAAGTGGAGAGGAACCAGCAGTTCATTCCTACGTCCTCGGCACGCTCATGGAGGAGTATCAGACTTTTGTAGCAGTCTTTGTCTTTcagggaaggtggtgggcCAGGCTCAGCGCGCAGGTTTACCTTGACTTGCAGGACTTTAagtgggttggaggagtgtTGAAGGATGTTTGTGACCGGGTAGTGAGAGGTGAgtacaagaagaacaaggtACCTGACACTTCTGTGTAG
- a CDS encoding hypothetical protein (COG:S; EggNog:ENOG503PC70), translated as MEYDPFNPEHQPKSEPQVAVTEAYTFNQGPEKHETGLARSQAWWHAWWLEVVSMVVTIGCSVAIIAILCAFNRRPITDWTDKSKLAEIISLPTTLSILATAANATTTLVLGSAISQYKWVYFKAKNRSLADLDLLDGTSRGTLWKCLELLVKRMKTLASLGAIAMILSLAVGPFYQQTVQLTEWDVPSDDGKASFGLAHQYIASGRPNFAAGGGADASLPSAFQVEAATADSPMQGAIYRGLFNLDGPAIFNCTSNCTWPDPGASKPYVSLGFRSDCANVTEATLRASGWDDTIEGSPRGINITTPGNVTLDTRFSFTSYQPVVVVASKSLLWHQIKNINTSPFDWTGDTVGHTIARMAVFRSELDPRNFELVSSKMQVTECDLSLVAYRYSDISVSDSKLTIGKEELIRLQSGVVERQDDGRFIGVFDTVVDSSGTTIPLKVSLADIGALTLLFTSTRFMGTLYAGEPPDRSRIHRPSGMGDAFLGGDITDQLVIERFERMAESMTLQLRSISDVTATGISVYSIVHYKVEWAWLVLPLAVQLITLVFFFWVLVRNHHSGLQHWKDSALAVISHSLQAADEDIHQVEVIGPMHVEKIQELKDWANRTKAKLL; from the coding sequence ATGGAGTACGATCCATTCAACCCCGAACACCAGCCCAAAAGCGAGCCACAAGTGGCTGTGACGGAGGCCTATACCTTTAACCAAGGCCCAGAGAAACACGAGACCGGATTAGCTCGGAGTCAGGCCTGGTGGCACGCCTGGTGGTTAGAAGTAGTGTCTATGGTTGTCACTATTGGATGCTCAGTCGCCATCATCGCTATTCTCTGTGCATTCAACAGGCGTCCGATTACCGACTGGACCGATAAAAGCAAACTTGCGGAAATCATCAGCCTTCCAACGACGTTGTCAATATTGGCGACCGCTGCGAACGCCACAACCACGCTTGTCCTCGGCAGTGCTATCAGCCAGTACAAATGGGTGTATTTCAAGGCCAAGAATCGTTCGTTGGCTGATCTGGATTTGTTGGACGGGACCAGCAGAGGGACTCTGTGGAAATGCCTGGAGCTATTagtgaagaggatgaagacacTGGCGAGCTTAGGTGCTATTGCCATGATCCTGTCACTCGCCGTCGGTCCATTCTATCAACAGACGGTCCAGCTTACCGAGTGGGATGTGCCAAGTGACGACGGGAAGGCCTCATTTGGGCTTGCTCATCAGTACATCGCTAGTGGGCGTCCAAACTttgccgccggcggtggtgctgacgCCAGTTTGCCAAGTGCCTTCCAAGTTGAAGCTGCAACTGCCGACAGCCCGATGCAGGGTGCAATCTACAGAGGGTTATtcaaccttgatggcccTGCTATATTCAACTGTACCTCGAACTGCACATGGCCAGATCCCGGGGCGAGCAAGCCCTATGTCTCACTAGGCTTTCGCAGTGATTGTGCGAATGTCACAGAAGCAACTCTGCGTGCTTCAGGGTGGGACGATACCATCGAAGGTTCCCCTCGAGGTATAAATATCACGACACCGGGAAATGTCACATTGGACACCCGCTTCTCGTTCACTTCGTACCAacccgttgttgttgttgcaaGCAAGTCCCTCCTTTGGCACCAAATCAAAAATATCAATACCTCTCCATTCGACTGGACTGGTGATACTGTGGGTCACACTATTGCTCGCATGGCTGTATTTCGATCAGAGTTGGATCCTCGCAACTTTGAACTCGTCAGCAGCAAGATGCAGGTTACCGAATGTGACCTCAGCCTTGTCGCCTATCGCTATTCCGATATCTCTGTATCCGACAGCAAACTCACGATCGGAAAGGAAGAGTTGATTAGGCTTCAGTCTGGCGTTGTAGAAAGACAAGATGACGGGAGGTTCATCGGTGTTTTTGACACAGTGGTGGATTCCTCCGGAACGACAATTCCATTAAAGGTGTCCTTGGCAGACATTGGGGCCCTCACTTTGCTTTTCACCTCAACACGATTCATGGGCACGCTTTATGCAGGCGAGCCGCCCGATCGTAGTCGGATTCATCGGCCTTCCGGCATGGGGGATGCCTTTCTCGGAGGTGACATCACTGACCAACTTGTCATTGAAAGATTTGAAAGAATGGCGGAGAGCATGACTCTTCAGTTGCGGTCAATCAGCGATGTAACCGCTACCGGTATTAGTGTCTACTCTATTGTGCACTACAAGGTTGAGTGGGCATGGCTTGTTCTCCCGCTGGCAGTGCAGCTGATCACactggttttctttttctgggtCCTTGTCAGGAATCACCACAGTGGACTGCAGCATTGGAAAGACTCGGCACTTGCTGTCATCAGTCACAGTCTACAGGCGGCGGATGAAGACATTCACCAGGTGGAAGTGATTGGACCCATGCATGTTGAGAAGATTCAGGAATTAAAAGATTGGGCCAATCGGACAAAGGCGAAACTGCTGTAG
- a CDS encoding hypothetical protein (EggNog:ENOG503PYIY), with the protein MAPGDTVRIRGNSVLYKVIAVNGCMLTILVMNPQPDGQYLDFSPTSIQTIDEYRVEKVDDC; encoded by the exons ATGGCT CCCGGAGATACAGTTCGAATTCGCGGCAACTCGGTCCTGTACAAAGTCATTGCAGTAAATGGCTGCATGCTCaccatcttggtgatgaaTCCGCAACCAGATGGGCAGTACCTGGACTTCAGTCCGACCTCGATACAAACTATAGACGAATATCGCGTCGAAAAGGTGGATGATTGTTGA
- a CDS encoding hypothetical protein (COG:O; EggNog:ENOG503NW4V; CAZy:AA9): MSNEALYHESLDKLNLSCRTGLSFNFKEQTEQEAQLVVDLGGSVTHIPSPQPSPTYKPAGLPSRAALTYTPANAKTYPSAEWELTNDKPQAEGDGFMLWKEYAPVILTRRSSSLQSEREQVLDAVSSLGLKGPVKGLGKLSRPVLNKYYRTEQALAEFLIKQDRVLLRPLPSPETGQRELERLETELFDTSKYMGSTNYMTVLTWSDDNPWGTITLFQVETPLMGSVSQGGYLESQRRKPPNLHVHVREPFVTKIKPVAAMEHIPQQVLVNMRMDTAIRKLVLVHEQNSQRFRWMAKGEMGHPSYATLYRPDMPVPIAVQRSLYEHLDADEAAILGHHSHRRPSCLSPQAGYQDRQEVTADGIVATIPQFLALLHSTQSIVEVASSPKPSDEERVETTSETLKDIFHQFLHNDTIFTPFKYIRPVPVETPLHITDKNDIRCDTVGFKPTFWIHHPGAYAAYLSAVPPGKTISNYAGDGDWFKIWEFGTYPNLTAESTYQQTWRLLADPLTFQIPTATPPGKYLLRFEHVALHLANQRGGAEFYPSCAHVEVMNAGWKSTGLSPGPTARFPEAHEAEEHGKLMFNIWDFDDVQQLNSRKMPGPQVWDGR, encoded by the exons ATgtccaacgaagccctctaTCACGAGTCGTTGGACAAGTTGAACCTCTCCTGCCGCACAGGTTTAAGCTTCAACTTCAAAGAACAAACCGAACAGGAAGCGCAATTGGTGGTTGATCTCGGCGGAAGTGTCACACATATCCCGTCCCCACAACCATCCCCGACATATAAGCCGGCAGGTTTACCATCCAGGGCTGCCCTAACTTACACACCTGCCAACGCCAAAACATATCCTTCTGCGGAGTGGGAACTCACCAACGACAAACCCCAAGCGGAAGGAGATGGATTCATGCTGTGGAAGGAATACGCGCCAGTGATTCTGACGCGCCGTTCTTCCTCACTTCAGTCAGAGAGAGAGCAGGTCCTCGATGCAGTATCTAGTCTCGGCTTGAAGGGTCCTGTCAAAGGCCTTGGGAAGCTGTCAAGGCCGGTTCTGAACAAGTACTACCGCACAGAGCAAGCACTGGCAGAGTTCCTGATTAAGCAAGATCGCGTCCTACTCCGTCCGCTGCCTTCGCCAGAGACTGGGCAAAGAGAGCTGGAACGCCTAGAAACCGAGCTATTCGACACATCAAAATACATGGGTAGCACAAATTACATGACCGTACTCACCTGGTCTGACGACAACCCATGGGGAACCATCACACTATTCCAAGTCGAGACCCCACTGATGGGCTCTGTCAGCCAAGGGGGGTATCTGGAATCTCAACGCCGAAAACCGCCAAACCTCCATGTCCATGTTCGGGAACCGTTTGTAACAAAGATAAAACCAGTGGCAGCGATGGAACACATACCCCAGCAGGTCCTCGTAAACATGCGCATGGATACTGCGATACGGAAGTTGGTTTTGGTTCACGAGCAAAACAGCCAGCGATTTCGCTGGATGGCCAAGGGCGAAATGGGCCACCCCTCCTATGCAACCCTATACCGGCCTGACATGCCGGTGCCTATTGCCGTACAAAGGAGTCTGTACGAGCACTTGGATGCTGATGAAGCAGCTATTCTTGGCCACCACTCACACCGCCGACCGTCCTGCCTCAGTCCACAAGCTGGCTACCAAGATAGGCAAGAGGTCACAGCGGATGGCATCGTAGCCACAATCCCACAGTTTCTCGCTCTTTTACACTCGACTCAGTCAATTGTAGAAGTtgcttcctctcccaagccatccgacgaggagagggtggagacGACATCAG AAACGCTCAAAGATATCTTCCACCAATTTCTCCATAACGACACAATATTCACTCCTTTCAAGTACATCCGCCCCGTCCCTGTTGAAACGCCACTTCACATCACCGACAAGAACGACATTCGAT GCGACACCGTGGGGTTCAAGCCTACATTTTGGATCCATCATCCCGGGGCATACGCTGCTTACCTCTCTGCCGTCCCTCCTGGAAAAACCATCTCCAATTACGCGGGTGACGGTGACTGGTTCAAGATTTGGGAGTTTGGAACATACCCCAACCTCACAGCAGAGTCGACATATCAACAAACTTG GCGATTGCTTGCAGACCCACTGACATTCCAAATCCCAACGGCCACCCCACCGGGGAAGTATTTGCTACGATTTGAGCATGTGGCACTGCATCTGGCCAACCAGAGAGGTGGAGCCGAGTTCTACCCTTCTTGTGCCCACGTTGAAGTGATGAACGCTGGGTGGAAGAGCACCGGTCTTAGCCCAGGACCGACAGCACGGTTCCCCGAGGCACACGAGGCAGAAGAACACGGCAAGTTGATGTTCAATATATGGGACTTTGATGAC GTTCAACAGCTCAACAGCAGGAAGATGCCTGGCCCGCAAGTGTGGGATGGCCGCTGA